One Glycine soja cultivar W05 chromosome 2, ASM419377v2, whole genome shotgun sequence genomic region harbors:
- the LOC114373586 gene encoding uncharacterized protein LOC114373586, whose product MACFLPCPDLGTNLIVSKEEFFSFHNIDRQLFTRLVVVLGRDTSQSTHVMAFIMWLEKQCKDMKMIKNMLQWSDTMIDSLADEVILVLNCVESSQFPYDDVVNDETLPLIKNILQNNVANLKYFYDNRVTIIGAVTKLLNNVCVRAFIDIVHEVQYMKAMKEQNLQIANIYGTDPYAKQAVYYTPLPSVTFVSQQVAIPTPQWSEGNSSSQETNINPPLETCDVSYQTDFNQNLNELLAMLNETSITTSASDGKKEVLVDDRIIFMTFSKGYPISEAEVREFFARRYGDIIEAFHMQDVVPPQQPLYARIVIRTEAIQFIDHLLESTNKVKLSINGKHAWARKYVRKGNKSPMTSRAPSPTSTRPSY is encoded by the exons ATGGCTTGCTTTCTCCCATGCCCAGACCTAGGTACCAATCTGATTGTTTCAAAAGAAGAGTTCTTTAGCTTCCACAACATTGATCGTCAACTCTTCACCCGTTTGGTGGTAGTACTAGGCCGTGACACCAGCCAATCTACACATGTCATGGCCTTCATTATGTGGCTTGAAAAGCAATGCAAGgatatgaaaatgataaagAACATGCTCCAATGGTCTGACACCATGATTGATAGCCTTGCAGATGAGGTCATCTTGGTTTTGAATTGCGTTGAGAGTTCTCAATTCCCTTATGATGATGTTGTTAACGATGAAACCTTGCCTTTGATCAAAAACATCCTACAAAACAACGTTGCAAATCTCAAATACTTTTATGATAACCGTGTGACTATCATCGGAGCAGTCACCAAGTTACTTAACAATGTTTGTGTCAGGGCCTTCATAGATATAGTGCATGAAGTGCAATATATGAAGGCTATGAAGGAACAAAACTTGCAGATCGCAAATATCTATGGAACTGATCCATATGCAAAACAAGCAGTATATTATACTCCACTGCCTAGTGTTACTTTTGTCTCCCAACAGGTTGCAATACCAACACCACAATGGAGTGAAGGGAACTCAAGTTCTCAGGAGACCAATATCAATCCTCCTTTAGAGACTTGTGATGTTTCATACCAAACagattttaatcaaaatttgaaCGAGCTCTTGGCCATGCTGAATGAAACTAGTATTACTACTAGTGCTAGTGATGGGAAAAAGGAGGTGCTGGTTGATGATAGGATTATCTTTATGACATTCTCTAAAGGGTATCCTATTTCGGAGGCTGAAGTAAGAGAGTTCTTCGCAAG AAGGTATGGGGATATCATTGAAGCATTTCATATGCAAGATGTGGTTCCACCGCAACAACCATTGTATGCTCGCATAGTGATTCGCACTGAGGCCATACAATTCATTGATCATTTGCTTGAGAGCACAAATAAAGTGAAGCTCTCCATCAATGGGAAGCACGCTTGGGCAAGAAAATATGTTCGCAAGGGTAACAAGTCACCAATGACTTCTCGAGCACCTTCCCCAACTTCAACAAGACCATCTTATTGA